One region of Gossypium raimondii isolate GPD5lz chromosome 6, ASM2569854v1, whole genome shotgun sequence genomic DNA includes:
- the LOC105774425 gene encoding oleosin G, producing the protein MPINDQNRPMAQKLYDSAPSSRQVAKFLTASTLGTTLLFLSGLTLTGTVIALIIATPLMVIFSPVLVPAGITIFLVTTGFLFSGGCGVAALTALSWIYNYVQGKHPPGADQLDYARNKLASTARDMTEKAKEYGQYVQHKAQEVTQGQAS; encoded by the coding sequence ATGCCGATCAACGATCAAAACAGACCCATGGCTCAAAAGCTCTACGACTCAGCTCCGTCGTCTCGCCAGGTGGCTAAGTTCTTGACCGCCTCGACGTTGGGCACAACGCTGCTTTTCTTGTCTGGGTTAACCTTGACCGGGACGGTCATTGCCTTGATAATAGCTACGCCGTTGATGGTTATCTTCAGCCCGGTTCTAGTCCCGGCCGGGATAACCATATTCTTGGTGACGACGGGGTTCTTGTTTTCGGGCGGGTGTGGAGTGGCGGCATTAACGGCGTTGTCGTGGATATACAATTACGTGCAAGGGAAACACCCACCAGGAGCTGATCAGCTCGATTACGCAAGAAACAAGCTGGCAAGTACGGCTAGGGATATGACAGAGAAGGCTAAGGAATACGGACAGTATGTGCAGCATAAAGCGCAAGAGGTGACTCAAGGGCAAGCATCttga